The DNA sequence GCAGGGGAATCTCACCGAGGGTTCCGGCACGATCCGCACCGGTAAGGGCGGCTACGAAGGGAACTATTCTTTCAAATCCCGCTTCGAGGAGGGTGAGGGCACCAACCCCGAGGAGCTGATCGGCGCCGCCCACGCCGGGTGCTTCTCGATGGCCTTCTCCAAGGGGCTGGCCGACGCCGGTCACACCCCCACCTCGGTCGAGACGACCGCGAAGGTCCACTTCGACAAGACCGAGGCCGGCATGACCGTCACCCGCATCGACCTGGAGACGGTCGGCGACGTGCCCGGCATCGACGAGTCCGAGTTCACCAAGCTGGCCGAGGCGGCGAAGGCCAACTGCCCGATCTCCCGCCTGCTCTCGCCCGGCGCCGAGATCACCCTGTCCGCGCGCCTGTCCTGACCGGCCCTCCCGGTGGTCAGGGCGGTTTGCTGATCACCGGGAGCACACGGTCGCGGCCCGGCAGGCACAATGGGGTCCGTGCCGGTCGAGATGAGCCGCGAGCGTTTCGAGGAACTGGTTTCCGAAGCCCTCGACGAGGTGCCCGAGGAACTGCTCGGTCTGATGAGCAACGTCGTCATCCTCGTCGAGGACGACACGCCGCCCGGTGAACCCGAGCTGCTGGGACTCTACGAGGGCCACGCGCTGACCAGCCGCGGCTGGGACTACGGCGGCGTGCTGCCGGACCGGATCACCATCTACCGCAACCCGATCCTGCGGATCTGCGACAACGACGACGACGTCGTCGAAGAGGTCGCGGTGACCGTCGTCCACGAGATCGCCCACCACTTCGGCATCGACGACGACCGGTTGCACGAACTCGGCTGGGGCTGAGCCGCCAGCCGCTTCGCCGCCCCGCCGGGAAGTTGCTTGCCGGTGCTGCCTACGCTCGGCTCAGAAAACCCTGACCAGGAGGAACCCTCATGCGCAGCGCGCTGTTCTCCGCGGAAAACCTGGAAAAGGCGTCGGGCCAGCCCGGCATGAGCCTGCAGAACCACAAGATGCTCAAGGTGTCGCTGAACGGCGAGGTGATGGCCCGCACCGGCGCGATGGTCGCCTACCAGGGGCAGGTCGAGTTCAAGGCCCTCGGGTCCGGCGGCGTCGGCAACTTCATCAAGAAGAGGCTCACCGGCGAGGGCGTGCCGCTGATGAAGCTGACCGGACGGGGCGAGGTCTACCTCGCCGACCTGGCGTCGAACATCCACCTGATCGACCTGGAGCCCGGCGATGCCCTGTCCATCAACGGGTCCAGCGTGCTCGCCTTCGACTCCACCCTGTCGTACGAGATCAAGATGGTCAGCGGCATGGGGATGCTCTCCTCCGCCGGGCTGTTCAACTGCGTCTTCACCGGACACGGCCGGATCGCGGTGACCACCAAGGGCGACCCGCTGGTGCTCAACGTCGCCCCCAACCAGCCCACGTACGTCGACCCGCAGGCGGCGGTCTGCTGGTCGGCGAGCCTCCAGACCGGCTTTCACCGCGCCGACCAGACCGGTCTCGGCGGCAACCTGATCGGCCGTACCACGGGTGAGGCGTTCACGATGAGCTTCGCCGGTCAGGGCTTCGTGATCGTGCAGCCGTCGGAGGAGGCGCCGGTCCGGGGGGCCGGCCAGCAGTCCGGCGGCGGCATGTTCGGCTGACGGGCGCCCCACACCGCGACGTGATTCAGGTCAGCTCGCCCGACCGTAGTCGGGCGAGCCAGGCCGCGGCGTCGGCGTAGTCGGTGTCCGACTGACCGGCCGGCGCCGGGACCGGTCGCTCGTCCGCCGTCGTCGGGAAGCGGTGCCGGGGGTACGACCCGAGGAACCGGACCTCCGCGCAGATCCGCCGCAGGCCCTGCAACGCCTCACCGAACCGGTTCTCGGCGACGTGCCCGGTGCAGTCGAGGAAGAACGCGTACCGGCCGAGGGCCTCGCCGGTCGGCCGGGACTCGATCCGGGTCATGTTGACGCCGCGTACGGCCAGTTCCATCAGCACCGCGAGCAGCGCGCCCACCCGGTCGTGGGCGATGTAGACGGCCAGCGAGGTCACGTCGTCGCCGGTCGGTGGCGGCGGCGGGCCGGGGCGGGAGACGAGCACGAAGCGGGTCACCGCGTCGCTGTGATCGGCGATCTTGTCGGCGAGCACGGCCAGCCGGTGTCCGGCGGCCCCGATCGGCGCGCAGATCGCCGCGTCGTAGGAGCCGTCGGCGGCACCCGCGGCGGCGGCCCCGTTCGAAAGCACGTCGACGACCTGCGCGTCCGGCAGGTGGTCGTGCAGCCAGCCGCGGCACTGGGT is a window from the Polymorphospora rubra genome containing:
- a CDS encoding OsmC family protein, which produces MPIRTAAARWQGNLTEGSGTIRTGKGGYEGNYSFKSRFEEGEGTNPEELIGAAHAGCFSMAFSKGLADAGHTPTSVETTAKVHFDKTEAGMTVTRIDLETVGDVPGIDESEFTKLAEAAKANCPISRLLSPGAEITLSARLS
- a CDS encoding metallopeptidase family protein, whose translation is MGSVPVEMSRERFEELVSEALDEVPEELLGLMSNVVILVEDDTPPGEPELLGLYEGHALTSRGWDYGGVLPDRITIYRNPILRICDNDDDVVEEVAVTVVHEIAHHFGIDDDRLHELGWG
- a CDS encoding AIM24 family protein yields the protein MRSALFSAENLEKASGQPGMSLQNHKMLKVSLNGEVMARTGAMVAYQGQVEFKALGSGGVGNFIKKRLTGEGVPLMKLTGRGEVYLADLASNIHLIDLEPGDALSINGSSVLAFDSTLSYEIKMVSGMGMLSSAGLFNCVFTGHGRIAVTTKGDPLVLNVAPNQPTYVDPQAAVCWSASLQTGFHRADQTGLGGNLIGRTTGEAFTMSFAGQGFVIVQPSEEAPVRGAGQQSGGGMFG
- the pheA gene encoding prephenate dehydratase, which codes for MPGTPPTRFVYLGPQGTFAEQALRTIPAAERGDRTPARSVPEALDAVRAGDADAALVPLENSIGGAVGVTFDELAGGSPLVITREVVLPVEFVLAARAGVSLDRVRTIAAHPQASTQCRGWLHDHLPDAQVVDVLSNGAAAAGAADGSYDAAICAPIGAAGHRLAVLADKIADHSDAVTRFVLVSRPGPPPPPTGDDVTSLAVYIAHDRVGALLAVLMELAVRGVNMTRIESRPTGEALGRYAFFLDCTGHVAENRFGEALQGLRRICAEVRFLGSYPRHRFPTTADERPVPAPAGQSDTDYADAAAWLARLRSGELT